ATGAAACAGACATCGATACGGAGAAAGCCCTGACCGGTTTCCACCAGATGTTCTTTTCCCTGGAGCATCCGGAGCGCACCCGCAAGCACGTTTCCAGCCCCGAAGGCAATTCCGCCTGCAAGCGGCTGAACATGTTTTTGCGCTGGATGGTAAGAAAAGATGAAAATGGCGTGGATTTTGGTTTATGGAAATACATTTTGCCGTCACAGCTCATCTGCCCGATGGATGTTCATGTCAGCCGGGTAGCTGCCAGGCTGGGCCTTATCGAAAAAGCGGAAGCCAACTGGAAAACCGCTCGCGAACTGACCGCCGTGCTCCGGGAACTGGACCCGGAGGACCCTGTCAAATATGACTATGCGCTCTTCGGGCTGGGGGTCATTGAAAAATATGTTTAAAATGAACCGGGCCTCACGGATATCTCCTTTCTGTCAGGGGAAATATCCGCGAAGCCGATAAAAGACAAAAAACGGATGAAAAAGATTACCGGATTGGCAGCACTGCTTGGCTGTGCTCTTTCGCTCTCCGCGCAGCAGGAATATGTGGAGCTGGATTATAAATTTAAAACGGGCGATGAGTTCACATTGCAACAGGAAAGCCGTAGTGAGACCTATATCACGGTAAACGAAGTAGTTCAGCGCACCACACGCGATTACAATACGCAAATGACCGTAAAGGTCACCGAGGCCGGTCCGGGCGTTACCCTGCTGACCTGGATGTACACAGACCTGAAGTTCAATTTCAACTCCAAAAACGTCAACATATATGTAGACGGGAAAACGAAACACGACGAGCCGCTCCAGGGCGCGCTGGCCCTTCTGCTGGAACAGCCCTTTACGGTAGAAATACAGTCCAGCGGCATCATCAACAAGGTAGAAGGCCTTGATGCACTGATGGACAAGGCT
This genomic stretch from Chitinophaga sp. XS-30 harbors:
- a CDS encoding TIGR02757 family protein; this translates as MKSQQLKDFLDAKAAYYNQPAFVAGDPVSIPHRYSRLQDIEIAALFAAILAWGNRTTIINKCTELMELFDNAPYDFILNHQAQDRMRLMGFKHRTFNGLDLMYFVEFLQHYYSNVTSLEFAFSGHMDETDIDTEKALTGFHQMFFSLEHPERTRKHVSSPEGNSACKRLNMFLRWMVRKDENGVDFGLWKYILPSQLICPMDVHVSRVAARLGLIEKAEANWKTARELTAVLRELDPEDPVKYDYALFGLGVIEKYV